A part of Bacillus rossius redtenbacheri isolate Brsri chromosome 1, Brsri_v3, whole genome shotgun sequence genomic DNA contains:
- the LOC134528461 gene encoding pro-resilin-like — translation MKLFQVIVGAMVTNLVSTGHQGGSYGDAAGLPTSYGVPSAGYGGGVGGYDGAAGNGNGGGYDNSVGYDNNGGGGYAGGAQGGNGYGGVKSYDEQPKAYQFGYAVRDRASGNDYGRHEASDGNVVQGEYRVQLPDGRLQIVTYTADWRNGFRADVRYEGEARYPDGIQQQQQQQQAGAGRPVYGPPGYHQ, via the exons GTTATCGTGGGCGCCATGGTGACTAACCTGGTGTCGACCGGCCACCAAGGAGGTTCGTACGGCGACGCCGCCGGTCTACCCACGAGCTACGGCGTGCCGAGCGCCGGCTACGGCGGCGGCGTCGGCGGCTACGACGGCGCCGCCGGCAACGGCAACGGCGGCGGCTACGACAACAGCGTCGGCTACGACAACAACGGCGGTGGCGGCTACGCCGGTGGCGCGCAGGGCGGGAATGGATACGGCGGCGTCAAAAGCTACGACGAACAG CCGAAGGCGTACCAGTTCGGGTACGCGGTGAGAGACCGCGCGAGCGGCAACGACTACGGCCGCCACGAGGCCAGCGACGGCAACGTGGTCCAGGGAGAGTACCGCGTGCAGCTGCCCGACGGCCGCCTGCAGATCGTCACCTACACCGCCGACTGGCGCAACGGCTTCCGCGCCGACGTGCGGTACGAGGGCGAGGCGCGGTACCCGGACGGtatccagcagcagcagcagcagcagcaggccgGCGCGGGCAGGCCCGTCTACGGGCCGCCCGGGTACCACCAGTGA